The genomic interval AACTGCTCCCATCTCCACTCAGTTTCTCTTGGCTGTATTTTCCACTGACAGTCCTTTTCTGGTCTATCTGAATTGGGTTTGGTATTTGGTGtctaaagtttttttgttttttttttttttaaatatttatttatttatttatttttagttctcggcggacacaacatttttgttggtatgtggtgctgaggatcgaacccggaccgcacacatgccaggcgagcgcgctaccgcttgaggcatatccccagcccattggtgtctaaagtttttaatttaattgcttttcattaagaacataaataatatagtataatgGGGGAAAACATGTCTGTGGTCCACCCAGTTCCCCACACATTTACCAGCTGTATAACCCTGACTATGGTATTAATTTTCCCATAACCTCAGTTTCATCACCCATCCCTTTGGGATAATACCAATCTTGCAGGCTTGTGAAGggtaaataatattattaaaaagctTGCCTGTGTCTGGCATAAGGCTAGCATTCTCTAAGTGCTACCTAATATcaatgttgttattgttgctattattaagGTTTAACCTACTGTAAACTCATCTCTCCTCCTGCCAAAACTATCCCACCCAAATTTGTTCAGAGTTTGAAAGAGTCTACCATGGAGCCTGTGTCCCCAGCCTCCCCATTCCCTCCTCTCTACAAATACCTCCTATGGGTATACTCTCTTTCTTTACTGCATCCATCTTAGTTGAACCCTTCCCCGCATTCCCACAGTTCCCTGCATCCCAGTTCCTGATACTTGACGTAGATGGGCATCTTCATAGAGCTCAATTCTGATACTTACCTGAGTGGATAGGCCAAAGATGAAGGCAGGCCCAGGAATCTCATGCCTCCCAAGGCAGCCATCCAATCAGGTGACTGGTTTCAGCCTTTAAAACCAGAGAAGACTTAGTTTATCCCATCAGGCAAGGAGAGACAAGGACACTGTCATACAGCCCAGAGGCCCCATGCTGAGAGGCCATACAAGGCAACATCCAGCCATGGCCAGTGTCTGCAGCCTGGGTTTCATGAGTCAGCTCCTACTCTCCAGTTGTGTATCTCATTTATTAATCCTGTCCCAACCCACTTGGCCATGCTTTTGCTCCTCATCCTACCAtatctcatcctttttttttttagttgttgttgttattgttctttttaggtatatatcaaaattgagtatattttgacatattatacatacatggagtataagttCTCATTCctatagttatacatgatgtggagttacactggttatatattcatatgcGAACATAgcaaagttatgttcaattctttctactgtctcctattcctatcccctttcctttccttcattcccctttgtctaatccagtgaacttctattcttccctctgcctcatttatttaatgttagcatcctcatatcagagagaacatttgacctttgatttgggggattggcttatttcattagtatgatagtctccaattctatccatttaccagcaaataccataatttcattcttctttaaagctgagtagtactacattgtgtatatatattacagtttctttatctattcatccattgaagggtacctaggttgtttccatagcttagctattgtgaattgtctcTCACTCTTTTGATTTAGTACCACTCTCTCTGGTTTTGATGTCCTCCCACCCAagttagcttctatttttggTCTAATGTTCTTACAGATTATCTTGgataattttctcatatttatagaatttataaTCCTGCCATACTGAACCAACCTCTATTCCTTCTTCCTGTAGGCAGCCATCTCTTATCCCTCAACAATGGCCTGTCCTGGGTCTTATCTATGAAACCAGGGAAAATATCAGCTTTTGGCACAAATGACTTGGTAATAGTGTCATTGGTTTATGTTCTAGGTCTATAGTAGAATATCCAGGGAATGagtccttattttattattttgaaaataactatGGTCCTCCTTCTTGGACAGGCCCTGGTGAAGCTGTATATGTTTGGGCATTATTTATGACTGTAGAAAGTGCTGATTAACTTACCTTGAAATCAGTACTATGCCATCTTCAGAGAAGAATGATTAATATCATAGTAATTAAGAGTCTGGATTCTGAAGCCAGATGACTTGGGTCCAAATTCTGCCTCTGCAACTTACGATATTTTAAACTTGgttattttgttaatttgaggTTTATTGGGGTCCTACTTTCATAAGCAACTTAAGCATCTTGATCACATTAAGCTGGAACTACTGGAATTATTCACTCAATTGTGGATACTTGCCCCTGCTCTGATTCTGTTGCTTCTGTTTCCCCAGGTCTTGCCTTTTGTATTCGTGAATTCCTTTGTGCACTGACTGAACTGCATTATTTATGTGCCCTGTTGTCTGGCACTGTGCTAGGCTACAGAGATGCAAAGGTGACAAATCCCAAATTCTATTCTTAAGGGTGGATaaatattcacacatacacaGGGCACAGATATGTGCTAACATACATATTCATCAAAATGTTAAGGGTGCTGAGTTAAGAGAACTTTCCAAGGCTCACTGGCACACAGGGGAGAACACAGTGAGTTCTGCCTAGGCAACAGAGCTAAATAGGTAACAAAGGTCTTTATGAAAAAGGCCAGGGCTTAcactcttggttttcttttttttttttttggtggtacttgagattaaacccaaggatattctaccattgagctatattcccagcccccactttatatatatatatatatatatatatatatatgtatatattttaattgtagttggacacaatactttttatttatttttatgtggtgctgaggatcgaaccctagcacatgctaagcaagcgctctaccactgatccacaaccccagccccagacttttTTGTAAACTAACTTCTAcagaaggtctcactaagttgccgagactggcctcaaacttgcaattctcctgcctcagcctctggggtgACTGCAATTACAAGTGtgtatcaccacacccagctaagtCAAATCCTGACGCTTCCTGCTTCCCACCTGTGCCTTCAAACCCACTCCAAAATGAGGCAGTCTGACTTAGACAAAGGCTCTACAAACTTGCCTTAGAAATGTCATCCCATGTCCTGATTTCTAGTACCCTAGTCCCAGTGGTTGTAATGGGTTAAGGAATCTGCTCTTTGGTTTCTGACCTGTCCCTTCCCTGTCTCCACCCCCATTAAAGGCTCAGCCCTTAGTTATGAGGGCTGCAGTCTGGACCACATATAATACCCAAGTCTTTCCCCAAGACTTAAGTCCTTCTTTGAACTCTAGCCCCATCACCAGTCCCTACTGGCTTATCTTGTCTTCATCAGCCTTCTCCTCTCAGATATGGGCCTTATTTTATATCCCAGCTGCAGTCCTACCACCCAATCAAAGAATGAGCACCAGAACTGCCACCCATCTACCAAGGCCTGGCAACCCCACTTCACTGGAACCATGGCTGAATTTCAGCTAATTTGTGACAAAGGCTAAACTTTGGTCAGGCTCCTCTGAGTCCTATTCTTAACTAGGCCTCAATTTTGGTCCTGGTCTCTTTGGCCTGTCCAGCccaggtttgttttttgttttcttttgcagtactggggattgaactcaggacctcacacatggtCCAGCCCAGTTTCGTAAGAATCTTGCTAAGTCAGTTTAGTGAGAATCCCCCAATATCAAATCACACTTCCTATCTATCAGTTCTTCAGCTTCTACCTTTGGTGTATAAGTCCTTTGTCTGCCTTTGCCAAGAACCTTGTTTAGGTCAATTTAGCAGGAATCCTTGAGGTATCCTTTTTATATCAACTGACCCCCACCATCTGCCCTTGGGCTATAAATCTCTGTTTGTCCTTGTTATATTAGGAATTGAACTTCATTTATCTCCCTATTGACCTCTATTGCCATAGCCTTGTATAAAATCTTCCTTACAGTTTTagcaaatatcagaaaaatgttttctttagcacCTATCATGCCCTTGGTACAACAGCTGTGGACAGCCCATAGTGCATCTACCCTTCTGAGTCATGTTGCCTCCCCTCCCTGGTCTACTCCAGgaatcagttatttttttcagGCCCCTGAGCTCCTCTTCGTCAACAGCCCCTAGTAGATACATGTAGAAGCACAGCTGTGGTAGAGTTGTTTGAAAATAGAAACCTAGAAAGGATGGGCCAATTCTATTCCAATCAACTTCCTCTAGTTCATTCCATCAGTCAGATAAccaaaatatgtgaataaatgtaaatggtttctcaacataaatttatttccaaagagCTTCCTTATTTGCATTTTAGATATAAGCAAAATACACACACTCAAGGCATGAAGTATCTGTCCTGTGCtcttttgaataaaagaaaaaaatcacagtgaaTGCAGATCTTCAGTGTTCCAATGGTGCCAGAAACAAAttcactggctttttttttttttttttttgagaaaaaaaaaaaaaagaattgtctgAAATTTTACCTCTTGGGTTCCAAGTATGTTTTTGTTGATAGTAGAGAAACTTTATTATAAAAGTCTCCTCATAGGGCTCTGGTgagttctcatttttattaatctCTTTCACTTGGCTTCAAGTAAGGTaagatgaaattcaaaatttGTTGAATTTTGGATTAATGTCAGGCATAGCATTTTCCTCTGGAGTATCTCCCTTCATGGGGACTGATACTGAAGTGTTCTGTAGGAAATGGCGGGTCAACCACTCATTGGTTCTCATGGCTTTGCAGTGGAGGCAGGGCCTTTCCCTGATTTGGTAATTTCCCAGATTTCTTTGCCTTTGagctatttttctcttcttaacaATGGTTGGGGATAGATGCTGCTCACTTTCACTCTCCTTCCAGGAGGAGGCTCCTGAGTTAGATTCTTCACTGTCACACTCAGTAGTGTCACTGTCATGTTGGGTCTGATTCACCTGATGGAGTTGAGACTGGCGCCTGGCTCGTCTTTGTTCTAGATAGGCATTGACCAAGGCCACTTCTGAGTCCGTTACTGGGGAAAGTTgaccctgttttgtttttttcattgtttgaGAAAAGGCCCAGGAACCGTCTTTGTTTTGTCGCTTATAAGAATTTTCTTTGCTTGctaaccaagaaaacaaatggacAAGTTAGAAACACTGTTGTTTACTTTAACTTCACATCATCCAAGGAAGCCTACTGCATGTGTGGGCTCACTCGTAAGGGTCAAATGTCAGGTCACTGCTTTCACCCAATCAACTGCTCTGCTGGCAGCTGGCTGCACTTAACAGTGCCATACCCTATGTTCCCAAGACCAGACGGTAATAGACAGATGCTTGATATGTCACTTTTGAAGTTTTGCAGACCCCAGAATATTAAGAACAAAGGGGAGAAAGTCTGCAAACTTTGTCAGAGAAGGACTTTTTCTCCCTTTGTCTCAAAGTCTCAAACATTCaagaatgtgtatgtgtatgagggTGATTTGGGTAGCAAGAACTAAGGCTCTTTTCTTTGTGCATTGGTATGCTGGCATTAGCTTAGACCAACTCACTAGTGCTgataaattttcaggaatttcaAGAGATGGTTACACATAGTCATCACTAAAAATCGTACAAACTTACAATTAAATCAATCCactaaaaatagtaataattactTAATAACCATCATTTCCAAATTATCGTACTGCAGTTTATTATGCTATGTGTTCTTGAAACTATTGATTTATGTCTGTTGTGTCTGGGTGTTGGAAATACCAAGCTGGTAGCTTGAAACCAGCTTTGAGGGGTTACCCTGAAAATCAGCAAACTCAAAAGACCAGGATTTGATGTATGGTTTTGTTGAATGTCTAAGACTAAGAAAGTGACAGAGAACATGTTACTAATGCAGACTGCAGTGCCATGCTGGCAGCCACTACATTGTGACTAACTCCTTAAAATGAAACATTCTTCCAGTATTGTAAAGCTATTAGCCATTTCAGCAAAGAAACCCACTCACATCATAGACAACCAAGTTCCAACATAATatctttttcactttcatttgaGGAAAACAACATTCATGCTGGAACTATACCTGTTCATCAACTGCAGCCATGCTCAGGATGCAAGGGTCTGGCAAAAGTcaagaagagggctgggggtagtaGCACACCTTGTAATCTCagaggctggggaagctgaggcaagaggatcatgagttcaaagccagcctcagcaacagcaaggcattaagcaacgcagtgagaccctgtctctaaataaaacacaaaataggctggggatgtagctcaatggttcagtgcccctgagttcaatccctggtatgcaaaaaaaaaaaattgtggggggtgggtatagctcagaggtagaccgccactgagttcaatccctagtaccacaaaaaaaaaaaaaaaaaaaaaaaaaaaaaaaacaaggagagcaTTTTTGTGATCAGTGGTCTATACAGAATTTACCATAAAGggcattatatattttattatttataaattgtgtaaattaaattataaaaacatgcacATTTTGGGAGAGAACCAGTTGTTAATTGTTACCAGCACACCACTGTTTATAGGTTATTGAAAAAGATGTCACTTCAGCTCACAACAAAGTGTACAAAAGGCAAGTTAATGTGAAGGGAGAGtgctaaggaaagaaaagagagtttGTGTTCTACCTACCAGTAACTCATTGCTTCTGATGGCTTGGCTCAAGCAAGAGGAGCTGTCCTGAACTAGGGAGTAGAAAAGCAAGGAGCTCACCCAGTGGGCCTTTGTTGGGTGGAGAAGCCCTGCAATGGTTTTGGCCGTTCACCTCTGTTGCTTGCTTTCCACACTCAGCACATGCCTCTCATCACAGTCCAATACCAAGCACACACCAGCTCTCACCTTTACTTACTGAAGCACTTGTTCCTCCGTCTTCATCCTTTTTAGTCTCAGACATCTGTTTCAGAAATATATATTAGTAAGAGTGATCTCGGTTGTTTTTCACTAATATTTACTTGTTAAGAAATGCTATTGCCCAAGGCAATAGGGTTgatgtctaatttttaaaaagtttttagtaacttttttaatatttattttttagttatagctggacacaatattttatttttatatggtgttgaggatcgaacccagggcctcacccacactaggcaagtgctctacctctgagcaacaaccccagccctcatgtctAATTTTAAACATTCAACAGTTACATAAGTACTTAAGTTCCTGTTACTATGTTTCTACTTCTGCTGCCCATTCAGCCGCAGAATCTACCAAAATGTTTTAAACTAAgcaaaatgaaatagagaaaggagagaaaataatgctGAGGAGGAGCTGCTGGTTATAAAGTTTTCCTTATACCCATTTACATTACacagaaatttcatttaaaaacacattggaTAATACTAcaattcattcaaaattattttttaaagaatttatcaggttattttttaaataaaatatctgatatGAGGcatttatatacacaaatatcTTTACCTGAATTCACAGACTTAATACCTCCTTAATCTTTCAGATAGTTTCCTCCAAGATGCAACcataatttattatcttttaatacgACATTCAGAAGAAATGGATTTCTTTGAATAGTCCAATTCCAAATATTCTGTCCCAAGACTATAAATATTTGTCCCATATTTCAGAGTAGCGTCCCActttctggggctggagatgtggctcagcggtagtgcgctcgcctggcatgcgtgcggcccgggttcgatcctcagcaccacataccaacaaagatgttgtgtctgccgagaactaaaaaataaatattaaaaattgtctctctctatctctctctctctctcctctctcactctctcttaaaaaaaaaaaaaaaaagaatcagagtaGCGTCCCACTTTCTGATGCTGAGGATGATTTTGCCAAAAGACGCAAATACAAAACAACTTTCAGAATGTATCAAAAACTTTAGAAATATTCATTAATGTCttgacatataattttttttctcaaggatTCTGTCATCAGGAAATAAGCCTCCCAAAAGAGAGCTTTTTCCACAGAAATATTCATCATTGTATAATTAggataatataaaattcaaaattcaaaagtaaataaTGGCTAATTAAATTATGGTATGATCATATAAGATATAGTTGTAAAACTTATAATAAAAGTATGTCATAAcaagaggaaataaatatttcaatgttgAGCTAAAATTCAAGATGCAAAACTGTATATAATAGTATGAGCACAAGTttgctaaaaatatgaaaagagacTTTAAGGAATATGTGTATAAGGGGTAGCAATGGTTGGCTTTTAAGTGATTAAGACAgtgactttttgtttctttttttttcaatttttctacacTTAGGGGAAAAACAAATTTATGCAGAAAGTCAAACTTCCTTTGGGTTGAAAAAATGCAATACTTGGATATTTATAACTGCAATCTAAGATCCTGACCCATTACTTTCTCAATATCTAAACAAGGTACTTCCTTGCTTTTGGGGTTACAATAACCATTCTCTGAAAATCTTGACAGTGGAATCCTTTTTGAagacaccttttaaaaaaaatgttttagagctccataaatattttaaatgtaatatgtatagagaaaagtatttaaaaaattggaaatttataACCCTCAAAGTTAATAGTTGTTGGATATTTCTACATAATctgaagtgatttttattttagattgtcTATTTTCCTATAATCTCCACATTGTCTATAACATGTACTTGTGTAACAGGGAGGAAGGTGTTTGAAAACACTTATTGGTTTTCTATCATTTCTAAAGAAAGTTTCCACATTtgatgtcaaataaaaataaaaccacaaaatcaaaagaaagatttTGTGTTAAGCTAAGTGGAATCACACGGACTGTGGTTacaaaaagcattttattaaCTGTCTTTGTGTGTGACTTAGTGAGTGAAAACAGCAGCAGTGCCTGCCCTGAGGGCAGAGTAGAAAATGTGGGCTGTGCTCTTTCTTTCTGCCACTAACCAACTCTGTGATCTTACCAAGCCACTTAACACCTCCTAAGCTCAGTTTCACATAGGCAGAATAAGGATTTCAGAGtaatatttccagaaaaataCCAGCACTAGCAATCTGAATAAATCCTAAACAACTAAATAAGCTAAATAGAGTATTTATAGTCTCTGAAAGCAAAAGGGTAAGTGCATCCTAAAAAGTGGGAAATCCAGAGGAAATCAGCATGCTTCACGTGGAGGATAATTACCACCACATTTCCATTGTGCTATTACCATTACTTCAAGGTTTGTAAATAAAGTCTCATAGTTtcacagagaaaatgaagaagttCAAAGTGAAGGAAAAATTCCATCCTCCTTGACTAGCTCTCATATGGTTCTCAGATTTCCAATCTGGGACCCTTCAGGAGAAGCAGTCCGGCCAATTGTAGCTGCCACAAGGTcacagaatgaaagataaaaccTCTAAGATAATTAAGGTTTTAATCAGCACTGAATAGATT from Urocitellus parryii isolate mUroPar1 chromosome 3, mUroPar1.hap1, whole genome shotgun sequence carries:
- the Ssmem1 gene encoding serine-rich single-pass membrane protein 1: MGDLFSLFWEVDPPPIPLSFTIPNQDYECRKDDSCGAIGNFLLWYFAIISVLMFLSRASVWMSETKKDEDGGTSASVSKASKENSYKRQNKDGSWAFSQTMKKTKQGQLSPVTDSEVALVNAYLEQRRARRQSQLHQVNQTQHDSDTTECDSEESNSGASSWKESESEQHLSPTIVKKRKIAQRQRNLGNYQIRERPCLHCKAMRTNEWLTRHFLQNTSVSVPMKGDTPEENAMPDINPKFNKF